The following are encoded in a window of Thermoanaerobacter ethanolicus JW 200 genomic DNA:
- the nusA gene encoding transcription termination factor NusA, protein MNAEFIEALNSICEEKGIPKDTMFEAIEAALVSAYKKNYGTSQNVKIVMDRETGDVKVYAQKTVVEEVYNDLLEISLEEARKINKKYQIGDIVDIEVTPKNFGRIAAQNAKQVVIQRIREAERNVIYEEFLAKETEVVTGIVTRVDKKNVLINLGRVEAILGPSEQIPGETFAPGDRVKVYIVEVKKTTKGPQILISRSHPGLVKRLFELESPEIQQGIVEIRSIAREAGSRTKMAVFSRDENVDPVGACVGYKGARVQAVVNELKGEKIDIVKWSSKPQEFIMNALSPAKALSIEILDEKEKVARVIVPDYQLSLAIGKEGQNARLAAKLTGWKIDIKSESMVKS, encoded by the coding sequence ATGAACGCAGAATTCATAGAAGCTTTAAATTCTATCTGTGAGGAAAAAGGTATCCCAAAAGATACAATGTTTGAAGCAATAGAAGCTGCTTTAGTTTCTGCTTACAAGAAAAATTATGGAACTTCTCAAAATGTTAAAATTGTCATGGATAGAGAAACAGGAGATGTTAAAGTTTATGCACAAAAAACGGTAGTAGAAGAGGTCTACAATGACCTACTAGAAATAAGTTTAGAAGAAGCGAGAAAAATAAATAAAAAATACCAGATAGGAGATATAGTTGATATAGAAGTAACTCCTAAAAACTTTGGCAGAATTGCAGCACAAAACGCAAAACAAGTTGTGATTCAAAGGATTAGAGAAGCTGAAAGAAATGTAATTTATGAAGAGTTTTTAGCCAAAGAAACAGAAGTAGTAACAGGTATTGTAACTAGGGTTGACAAAAAAAATGTGTTAATTAATTTAGGAAGAGTAGAGGCTATATTAGGCCCATCAGAACAAATCCCGGGGGAAACTTTTGCACCGGGAGACAGAGTTAAGGTGTATATTGTGGAAGTAAAAAAGACTACTAAAGGACCTCAGATTTTAATTTCTCGTTCTCATCCAGGACTTGTAAAAAGATTGTTTGAATTGGAATCCCCAGAAATTCAACAAGGGATAGTGGAAATACGGAGCATTGCTCGAGAAGCTGGTTCACGGACAAAAATGGCGGTTTTTAGCAGGGATGAAAATGTGGACCCTGTAGGGGCTTGTGTTGGATATAAAGGTGCGAGGGTACAAGCTGTTGTCAATGAACTAAAAGGAGAAAAAATAGATATAGTCAAGTGGAGTTCAAAACCTCAAGAATTTATAATGAACGCTTTAAGTCCAGCAAAGGCTTTGAGTATAGAAATTTTAGATGAAAAAGAAAAAGTAGCAAGAGTAATTGTACCTGATTATCAATTGTCTTTAGCAATTGGAAAAGAAGGACAAAATGCGAGGCTGGCGGCAAAGCTCACCGGTTGGAAAATAGACATAAAAAGCGAATCAATGGTAAAAAGTTAA
- the infB gene encoding translation initiation factor IF-2: MEVNNMSKTRVYELAKELNLSSKDLISKLNDLDIKVKNHMSTLEDEEVELILDLLRDKPQQIEEVNQKEEEDIFEDNLEDIGEERVYKKSFKKGSKKNKKNNKKAVLTEEKEEDEIKIITIPEFLTVKELAEKMKVNPTEIIKKLIAKGIMVTVNQQIDFENAAKIAEEYGFLVDKEEVKDELEMLLEETPDDEKDLQPRPPIVTVMGHVDHGKTSLLDAIRNTNVTMKEMGGITQHIGASVVEINDKKIVFLDTPGHEAFTAMRARGASITDIVVLVVAADDGVMPQTVEAINHVKAANVPMIVAINKIDLPTANPDRVKTELSELGLVPEEWGGNTICVPVSAKKNIGIDNLLEMILLVAEMEDLKANPNKPARGTIIEAKLEKGKGPVATVIVQNGTLQIGDAILAGTVYGKVRAMFDDRGRRIKKAGPSMPVEVLGFSEVPEAGDKLIVVEDEKKARELAERRKELQKEMELKRKQKVSLEDLFSQIQEGSVKELNIIIKADVQGSVEALKKSIEDLSNEEVRIKVIHGAVGAITETDVMLASASNAIIIGFNVRPETNAKNLAEKEKVDIKLYRIIYEAIEDIKAAMKGLLEPKYKEVELGRAEVRAVFRVPGVGNVAGCYVLSGKILRNSDIRVVRDGIVVYEGKIASLKRFKDDVREVQQGFECGIGIDRFNDIKEGDIIEAYQMEEIPR, from the coding sequence ATGGAGGTGAATAATATGTCTAAAACAAGAGTTTATGAATTAGCAAAAGAATTAAATTTATCTAGTAAGGACCTTATATCCAAATTAAACGATTTGGATATAAAAGTTAAAAATCATATGAGCACATTGGAAGATGAAGAAGTAGAGCTGATACTGGATTTATTAAGAGACAAACCACAACAAATAGAAGAAGTCAATCAAAAAGAGGAAGAAGATATATTTGAGGACAATTTAGAGGACATAGGAGAAGAAAGAGTTTATAAAAAGAGCTTTAAAAAAGGTAGCAAAAAAAATAAGAAGAATAACAAAAAAGCGGTTTTAACAGAAGAAAAAGAAGAGGACGAAATTAAAATAATCACTATTCCTGAGTTTTTGACTGTAAAAGAATTAGCAGAAAAAATGAAAGTTAATCCTACAGAGATAATTAAAAAGTTAATTGCAAAAGGAATAATGGTTACAGTAAATCAACAAATTGACTTTGAAAATGCAGCTAAAATTGCTGAAGAATATGGATTTTTAGTAGATAAAGAGGAAGTAAAAGATGAATTAGAAATGTTATTAGAAGAAACGCCCGATGATGAAAAAGATTTGCAACCTCGTCCTCCTATTGTCACTGTAATGGGACATGTGGACCACGGTAAAACTTCTTTATTGGATGCCATCAGAAATACAAATGTCACTATGAAGGAAATGGGAGGAATTACACAGCACATAGGAGCTTCTGTAGTTGAGATAAATGATAAAAAAATTGTCTTTTTAGATACACCCGGCCACGAAGCTTTTACTGCTATGAGAGCAAGGGGAGCCAGCATCACAGATATTGTCGTGCTAGTAGTAGCCGCAGATGACGGTGTTATGCCTCAAACAGTAGAAGCAATAAACCACGTGAAAGCCGCCAATGTACCTATGATTGTAGCCATAAACAAAATAGATTTGCCGACTGCAAATCCAGATAGGGTAAAGACAGAGCTAAGTGAGTTAGGTTTAGTGCCAGAAGAATGGGGAGGAAATACAATTTGTGTACCTGTTTCTGCTAAGAAAAATATAGGTATAGATAATCTTTTAGAAATGATTTTGCTGGTTGCTGAAATGGAAGATTTAAAAGCTAATCCAAATAAGCCAGCAAGAGGCACTATAATAGAAGCAAAGTTAGAAAAAGGAAAGGGTCCTGTTGCAACTGTCATTGTGCAAAATGGAACTTTGCAAATAGGAGATGCTATTTTAGCAGGTACTGTTTATGGAAAAGTAAGGGCAATGTTTGACGATAGAGGCAGAAGAATTAAAAAAGCAGGACCTTCTATGCCAGTGGAGGTTTTGGGCTTTTCTGAAGTACCAGAAGCCGGAGATAAGCTCATAGTAGTAGAGGACGAGAAAAAAGCAAGAGAATTAGCAGAAAGACGTAAAGAACTTCAAAAAGAAATGGAACTTAAACGCAAGCAAAAAGTTTCATTAGAGGACTTATTTAGTCAAATACAGGAAGGTAGTGTAAAAGAGTTAAATATTATCATAAAAGCGGATGTTCAAGGTTCAGTAGAAGCACTAAAAAAATCCATTGAAGACTTAAGCAACGAAGAAGTTAGAATAAAGGTAATACACGGAGCAGTAGGCGCAATAACTGAAACGGATGTTATGCTTGCATCAGCTTCTAATGCCATAATAATAGGTTTCAATGTAAGACCAGAGACTAACGCTAAAAATCTCGCAGAAAAAGAAAAGGTAGATATAAAGCTTTATCGAATTATATATGAGGCTATTGAAGATATCAAAGCTGCTATGAAAGGTCTGTTGGAGCCAAAATATAAAGAAGTAGAGCTAGGAAGAGCAGAAGTTAGAGCTGTTTTCAGAGTACCTGGTGTAGGAAATGTAGCTGGATGCTATGTGTTAAGTGGTAAGATTTTAAGGAATTCTGATATACGTGTAGTAAGGGATGGTATTGTAGTTTATGAAGGTAAAATTGCTTCTTTAAAGAGGTTTAAAGACGACGTAAGAGAAGTACAACAAGGATTTGAATGTGGTATAGGTATAGATAGGTTCAATGACATTAAAGAGGGGGATATAATAGAAGCTTACCAAATGGAAGAAATTCCTCGTTGA
- the rimP gene encoding ribosome maturation factor RimP has protein sequence MSKIEQIAKDLVMPVLEKNNFELVDVEYKKEGSHWYLRVYIDKEGGITLDDCQLVSEYLSDRLDEVDPIEHSYILEVSSPGLDRPLKKPRDFERNIGKEIEISLYAPIDKRKKFEGELIEFTGDKIIILYNGERKEFDMKNVSLVKPVIKF, from the coding sequence ATGTCCAAAATAGAACAGATTGCAAAGGATTTAGTAATGCCTGTTTTAGAAAAAAATAATTTTGAACTGGTAGATGTAGAATACAAAAAGGAAGGAAGCCACTGGTATTTGAGAGTCTATATAGATAAAGAAGGAGGTATTACTTTAGATGATTGTCAATTGGTTAGCGAGTATTTAAGCGATAGATTAGATGAAGTAGACCCAATAGAACACAGTTATATTTTAGAAGTATCTTCTCCCGGTCTCGATAGACCTCTTAAGAAGCCTCGAGATTTTGAAAGAAATATCGGAAAAGAAATAGAAATCTCCCTATATGCCCCTATTGATAAGAGAAAAAAGTTTGAAGGTGAACTTATAGAGTTTACTGGTGATAAAATAATTATTCTCTATAATGGAGAAAGAAAGGAATTTGATATGAAGAATGTAAGTCTTGTTAAACCAGTAATAAAGTTTTAA
- a CDS encoding L7Ae/L30e/S12e/Gadd45 family ribosomal protein produces the protein MKNDRFHSMLGISKKAGKLVSGNYSVDKYLKLKKVFLVVLATDVSKNTFKKFATMCERNKVPYIVYSTKELLAKAIGREMVGVIGITDEGLANVLLDAAKEENYGGE, from the coding sequence ATGAAGAATGACAGATTTCATTCTATGCTCGGAATAAGTAAAAAAGCGGGTAAACTTGTCTCTGGTAATTATAGTGTGGATAAATACCTTAAACTTAAGAAAGTTTTTTTAGTTGTATTGGCTACCGACGTGTCAAAGAATACTTTTAAAAAGTTTGCTACAATGTGTGAACGAAATAAAGTCCCCTACATTGTATATTCCACAAAAGAGTTATTGGCAAAAGCTATAGGAAGAGAAATGGTCGGGGTAATTGGTATTACAGATGAAGGATTAGCAAATGTATTATTAGATGCTGCAAAGGAGGAAAATTATGGAGGTGAATAA
- the rnpM gene encoding RNase P modulator RnpM: MKTKKVPMRMCLGCQQMKPKKELIRIVRRAKDSVVQVDLTGKVPGRGCYICKDINCLEKAFKNKRLEKALEVPISDEIYEQLKREIEDEE, encoded by the coding sequence ATGAAGACCAAAAAGGTTCCAATGAGAATGTGCTTAGGCTGTCAGCAGATGAAACCAAAAAAGGAATTAATACGCATTGTAAGACGAGCGAAAGATTCAGTTGTACAGGTGGATTTAACAGGTAAAGTGCCGGGAAGAGGTTGTTATATTTGCAAAGATATAAATTGTCTTGAAAAAGCTTTTAAAAACAAAAGGTTAGAAAAAGCGTTAGAAGTACCGATCTCTGATGAAATTTACGAACAATTAAAGAGGGAGATAGAGGATGAAGAATGA